From the genome of Mesorhizobium japonicum MAFF 303099, one region includes:
- a CDS encoding 5-guanidino-2-oxopentanoate decarboxylase encodes MTTLGEALITLLEAHGVDTVFGIPGVHTVELYRGLARSKIRHVTPRHEQGAGFMADGYARASGRPGVAFVITGPGLTNTITAMGQARADSVPMLVISGVNATPTLGKGLGFLHELPDQRGMMEKVALLSRRVTEASELPDALAQAFALFSSSRPGPVHIEIPTDVMVKPADDIAALLSNAAPPTPDGAAIASAAKLITAARRPLILAGGGAKRAEMALRRLAETLGAPVVETTNARGLLHRHPLCVPASPSLKAVRALMAEADLVIAAGTEFGPTDYDGYGDGGFVLPSNLIRIDIGADQLARRPVTVGIQADCAEAIEALLAAIGTAHPAAPDGEARATAARKAAFAELSPAYLAQVHAVEMIRDALPGAIVVGDSTQPVYAANLYYDHDRPGGWFNAATGFGALGYGPPAAIGAALAVPDAPVVCLTGDGGFQFTLPELGAALDAKAPVIFVVWNNRGYREIETSMLDVGVEPVGVSPAPPDFCKLAEAYGIGAERLADIGALPQALKRARATGLPCVIEITVD; translated from the coding sequence ATGACAACACTCGGCGAGGCCCTGATCACACTGCTCGAAGCGCATGGCGTCGATACCGTCTTCGGCATTCCGGGCGTCCACACGGTCGAGCTCTACCGCGGCCTGGCGCGCTCGAAAATCCGTCATGTCACGCCGCGCCATGAACAGGGCGCCGGCTTCATGGCCGACGGCTATGCCCGCGCCAGCGGCAGGCCAGGCGTCGCCTTCGTCATCACCGGACCGGGCCTGACCAACACCATCACCGCCATGGGCCAGGCGCGCGCCGATTCGGTGCCGATGCTGGTCATATCGGGCGTCAACGCCACGCCGACGCTGGGCAAGGGGCTGGGCTTCCTGCATGAGCTGCCGGACCAGCGCGGCATGATGGAAAAGGTGGCGCTGTTGTCGCGGCGCGTCACCGAGGCAAGCGAATTGCCTGACGCGCTGGCACAGGCCTTCGCGCTGTTTTCATCCTCGCGGCCGGGCCCGGTGCATATCGAGATCCCGACCGATGTCATGGTCAAGCCGGCCGACGATATCGCGGCACTGTTGAGCAACGCGGCACCGCCGACGCCGGATGGCGCGGCCATTGCCAGCGCAGCCAAGCTTATCACCGCCGCGCGCCGTCCGCTGATCCTGGCCGGAGGCGGCGCCAAGCGGGCCGAGATGGCGCTGCGGCGCCTGGCCGAGACACTGGGCGCGCCGGTCGTCGAAACCACCAATGCGCGCGGCCTGCTGCATCGCCACCCGCTCTGCGTTCCGGCAAGCCCAAGCCTGAAGGCGGTTCGGGCGCTGATGGCCGAGGCCGATCTGGTGATTGCCGCCGGCACCGAATTCGGCCCGACCGACTATGACGGCTATGGCGACGGTGGCTTTGTGCTGCCTTCCAATCTGATTCGCATCGACATCGGCGCTGACCAGCTCGCGCGCCGTCCGGTGACGGTCGGCATCCAGGCCGATTGCGCCGAGGCGATCGAAGCCTTGCTCGCCGCGATCGGCACCGCTCATCCTGCCGCACCAGATGGAGAGGCGCGCGCCACCGCCGCGCGGAAGGCGGCGTTCGCCGAACTGAGCCCGGCCTATCTGGCACAGGTGCATGCCGTGGAAATGATCCGCGATGCCTTGCCGGGCGCCATCGTCGTCGGCGATTCGACGCAGCCGGTCTACGCCGCCAACCTCTACTATGATCACGACCGCCCGGGCGGCTGGTTCAACGCCGCCACCGGCTTCGGCGCGCTTGGTTACGGCCCGCCGGCGGCGATCGGCGCCGCACTTGCCGTGCCCGACGCGCCGGTTGTCTGCTTGACCGGCGATGGCGGCTTCCAGTTCACCTTGCCTGAACTTGGCGCGGCGCTCGATGCAAAGGCGCCGGTCATCTTCGTGGTCTGGAACAACAGGGGCTATCGTGAGATCGAGACCTCGATGCTCGATGTCGGCGTCGAGCCCGTCGGGGTCTCGCCGGCGCCGCCGGATTTCTGCAAGCTGGCCGAAGCCTATGGCATCGGCGCCGAACGGCTCGCCGATATCGGCGCTCTGCCGCAGGCCCTGAAGCGCGCCCGGGCAACCGGACTGCCTTGCGTCATCGAAATCACCGTCGATTGA
- a CDS encoding TIGR02300 family protein, with product MAKTELGTKRIDPETGRKFYDLNKDPIVSPYTGKTYPRSYFEEGKIAALEEEEEVAEKEVDAEDEEGVEVVSLEEADDDVKGDDLPDLGDDEDVDLGDDEDDTFLADEEEEDDDVADMIGVGDDDDEV from the coding sequence GTGGCAAAAACCGAACTTGGCACAAAGCGTATCGACCCTGAGACGGGTCGAAAATTCTACGACCTGAACAAGGACCCGATCGTCTCGCCCTACACCGGCAAGACTTATCCGCGTTCCTATTTCGAGGAAGGCAAGATCGCCGCCCTCGAGGAGGAAGAGGAAGTGGCCGAGAAGGAAGTGGACGCCGAGGACGAAGAGGGCGTTGAAGTCGTCTCGCTCGAAGAGGCCGACGACGACGTCAAGGGCGACGACCTGCCCGATCTCGGCGATGACGAGGACGTCGACCTCGGCGACGATGAGGATGACACTTTCCTTGCCGACGAAGAGGAAGAAGACGACGACGTTGCCGACATGATCGGCGTCGGCGATGACGACGACGAGGTCTAA
- the cmk gene encoding (d)CMP kinase — protein MTHVFTIAIDGPAGAGKGTLARRLADHYRLNLLDTGLTYRAVAYALIQHALPLDNVSAAETAARQVDMAKLDRAVLSAHAIGEAASKVAVYPTVRRILVEKQRAFARTPPGAVLDGRDIGTVVCPDADIKLYVTASAEVRAMRRLAEIESIGGTANFTEILADIVRRDERDMGRADSPLKPAADAHLLDTSEMAIEAAFLAAMAIVDDVLTRRNKA, from the coding sequence ATGACTCACGTCTTCACCATCGCCATCGACGGTCCCGCCGGTGCCGGCAAGGGCACGCTCGCCCGTCGGCTGGCCGACCACTACCGGCTGAACCTGCTGGACACGGGCCTCACCTATCGGGCGGTGGCCTATGCGCTCATCCAGCACGCGTTGCCGCTCGACAATGTCTCGGCGGCCGAGACCGCGGCGCGCCAGGTCGATATGGCTAAGCTCGACCGGGCGGTGCTGTCGGCGCATGCCATCGGCGAGGCCGCCTCGAAAGTTGCTGTGTATCCGACCGTGCGGCGCATCCTCGTGGAAAAGCAGCGCGCCTTCGCCAGGACGCCGCCGGGCGCGGTGCTGGACGGGCGCGACATCGGCACGGTCGTGTGCCCTGATGCCGACATCAAACTCTATGTGACGGCAAGCGCCGAGGTGCGGGCGATGCGCCGGCTGGCCGAGATCGAAAGCATCGGCGGCACCGCCAATTTCACCGAAATCCTCGCCGACATCGTGCGCCGCGACGAGCGCGACATGGGCCGTGCCGACTCGCCCTTGAAGCCGGCCGCCGACGCGCACTTGCTTGATACCAGCGAAATGGCTATAGAAGCCGCGTTTCTCGCGGCCATGGCGATCGTTGACGACGTGCTGACCAGGAGAAACAAGGCCTGA
- the rpsA gene encoding 30S ribosomal protein S1, which produces MSAANPTRDDFASLLEESFTTGHSGEGQVVKGTITAIEKDMAIIDVGLKVEGRVPLKEFGVKGKDTTLKVGDTVEVYVERIENALGEAMLSREKARREESWVRLEEKFTKGERVEGVIFNQVKGGFTVDLDGAVAFLPRSQVDIRPIRDVSPLMHNPQPFEILKMDRRRGNIVVSRRTVLEESRAEQRSEIVQNLEEGQVVEGVVKNITDYGAFVDLGGIDGLLHVTDMAWRRVNHPTEILNIGQTVKVQIIRINQETHRISLGMKQLESDPWSEIGTKFPIGKKIKGTVTNITDYGAFVELEPGIEGLIHVSEMSWTKKNVHPGKILSTTQEVDVVVLEVDPAKRRISLGLKQTLENPWEAFARNHPVGSQVEGEVKNKTEFGLFIGLEGDVDGMVHLSDLDWTRPGEQVIEEYNRGDMVKAQVLDVDIEKERISLGIKQLARDTVGEAATSGELRKNAVVTCEVIGVKDGGLEVRLVDSGIETFIKRSDLSRDRDEQRPERFTVGQKVDARVIAFDKKTRKLQVSIKALEIAEEKEAVAQYGSTDSGASLGDILGAALKKQGN; this is translated from the coding sequence ATGTCAGCTGCAAATCCCACTCGCGATGATTTCGCGAGCCTGCTCGAAGAATCATTCACCACCGGCCACTCCGGCGAAGGTCAGGTCGTCAAGGGCACGATCACCGCGATCGAAAAGGACATGGCCATCATCGACGTCGGCCTCAAGGTCGAAGGCCGCGTGCCGCTGAAGGAATTCGGCGTCAAGGGCAAGGACACCACCCTCAAGGTCGGTGACACCGTCGAAGTCTATGTCGAGCGCATCGAGAACGCGCTTGGCGAAGCGATGCTTTCGCGCGAGAAGGCCCGCCGCGAAGAGAGCTGGGTCCGTCTCGAAGAAAAGTTCACCAAGGGTGAGCGCGTCGAAGGCGTCATCTTCAACCAGGTCAAGGGCGGCTTCACCGTCGACCTCGACGGCGCCGTGGCCTTCCTGCCGCGCAGCCAGGTCGATATCCGCCCGATCCGCGACGTCTCCCCGCTGATGCACAACCCGCAGCCCTTCGAGATCCTCAAGATGGATCGCCGCCGCGGCAACATCGTGGTGTCGCGCCGCACCGTGCTCGAGGAGAGCCGCGCCGAACAGCGTTCGGAAATCGTGCAGAACCTCGAGGAAGGCCAGGTTGTCGAAGGCGTCGTCAAGAACATCACCGATTACGGTGCGTTCGTCGACCTCGGCGGCATCGACGGCCTGCTGCATGTCACCGACATGGCCTGGCGCCGCGTCAACCATCCGACCGAAATCCTCAACATCGGTCAGACGGTCAAGGTGCAGATCATCCGCATCAACCAGGAAACCCACCGCATCTCGCTCGGCATGAAGCAGCTCGAGAGCGATCCGTGGTCCGAGATCGGCACCAAGTTCCCGATCGGCAAGAAGATCAAGGGCACCGTCACCAACATCACCGACTACGGCGCGTTCGTCGAGCTGGAGCCGGGCATCGAAGGCCTCATCCACGTTTCGGAAATGTCGTGGACCAAGAAGAACGTGCATCCCGGCAAGATCCTGTCGACGACCCAGGAAGTCGACGTGGTGGTGCTCGAGGTCGATCCGGCCAAGCGCCGCATCTCGCTCGGCCTCAAGCAGACGCTTGAGAATCCGTGGGAAGCCTTCGCGCGCAACCATCCGGTCGGCAGCCAGGTCGAGGGCGAGGTCAAGAACAAGACCGAGTTCGGCCTGTTCATCGGCCTGGAAGGCGACGTGGACGGTATGGTGCACCTCTCAGACCTCGACTGGACCCGTCCGGGCGAGCAGGTCATCGAAGAGTACAATCGCGGCGACATGGTCAAGGCGCAGGTGCTCGACGTCGATATCGAGAAGGAGCGCATCTCGCTCGGCATCAAGCAGCTGGCCCGCGACACGGTCGGCGAAGCAGCGACTTCCGGAGAACTGCGCAAGAACGCCGTGGTCACCTGTGAAGTCATCGGCGTCAAGGATGGCGGTCTGGAAGTGCGGCTGGTCGACAGCGGCATCGAGACCTTCATCAAGCGCTCTGACCTGAGCCGCGACCGCGACGAGCAGCGCCCCGAGCGCTTCACCGTCGGCCAGAAGGTCGATGCCCGTGTCATCGCCTTCGACAAGAAGACCCGCAAGCTGCAGGTCTCGATCAAGGCGCTGGAAATCGCCGAAGAGAAGGAAGCGGTCGCCCAGTACGGCTCGACCGACTCCGGCGCTTCGCTGGGCGATATCCTGGGTGCCGCGCTGAAGAAGCAGGGCAACTAA
- a CDS encoding SDR family NAD(P)-dependent oxidoreductase: MTETLQGRHIVVTGGTGALGGAVVGRLLEQGAICHVPNAHASAPQQFPFTAHDNVKLAHNVDLSDSAKVEAFYAQVPALWGSIHLAGGFTMAPVEKIESASFAEMMDTNARTTFLCSRAAIRSMLALGTSGRIVNVTARAGLDPRRGAGMVAYTASKAAVAAMTVAMAEELKAKGILVNAVAPSTLDTPANRADMPDADFSKWVSLEAAAEAIAYLASPANQAMSGTLVPLYGRA, from the coding sequence ATGACGGAAACACTTCAAGGCAGGCATATCGTTGTGACCGGTGGGACCGGCGCTCTCGGCGGTGCGGTGGTTGGTCGGCTGCTGGAACAGGGCGCCATCTGCCACGTGCCGAACGCACACGCCTCGGCACCCCAGCAATTTCCTTTCACCGCCCACGACAACGTCAAGCTGGCGCACAATGTCGACCTGTCGGACTCCGCCAAGGTCGAAGCCTTCTATGCCCAGGTTCCTGCCTTGTGGGGATCGATCCATCTCGCCGGCGGCTTCACCATGGCGCCGGTGGAAAAGATCGAATCGGCATCCTTTGCCGAGATGATGGACACCAACGCCCGCACCACCTTCCTGTGCAGCCGCGCTGCGATCCGCTCGATGCTGGCGTTGGGCACATCAGGCCGCATCGTCAATGTCACCGCGCGTGCCGGGCTCGACCCCAGGCGCGGCGCCGGCATGGTCGCCTACACGGCCAGCAAGGCGGCGGTGGCGGCCATGACGGTGGCGATGGCCGAAGAGCTCAAGGCCAAGGGCATCCTGGTCAATGCCGTGGCGCCGTCGACGCTCGACACGCCGGCAAACCGCGCCGACATGCCGGATGCCGATTTCAGCAAATGGGTCAGCCTCGAAGCGGCGGCGGAAGCCATCGCCTATCTCGCCTCGCCGGCCAACCAGGCGATGAGCGGAACGCTGGTGCCGCTCTACGGCCGGGCCTGA
- a CDS encoding dimethylarginine dimethylaminohydrolase family protein, translating into MSAFGSQSMAAPLRRVLMRSAANAMRDADRAAWHYGPGFNPAKAASQHAALAELVAASGAEIEWIEDKADGLSDSVFTHDPSLMTDRGALILSMGKPLRASEPSLHEETYRRLGIPILGRVEAPGQVEGGDCVWLDARTLVIGRGVRSNQEGIQQVSNLLTPLGISVYGFDLPLWQGEEACLHLMSVISPLADDLALVYSPLLPAPFYQMLKARGIRLVEGDAEEFAASNGLSLNVLPTNPLKVIAVAGFPKTKAAMEAAGCTVEIFEADALCIACEGGPTCLTRPILRQ; encoded by the coding sequence ATGAGCGCTTTCGGATCACAATCCATGGCAGCGCCGCTGCGACGCGTGCTGATGCGGTCGGCGGCCAACGCCATGCGCGACGCCGACAGAGCTGCCTGGCACTATGGCCCAGGTTTCAATCCGGCGAAAGCGGCATCGCAGCACGCGGCGCTTGCTGAATTGGTTGCCGCCTCCGGGGCCGAAATCGAATGGATCGAGGACAAGGCCGATGGACTTTCGGATTCGGTGTTCACGCACGACCCATCGCTGATGACCGACCGCGGCGCATTGATTCTGTCCATGGGCAAGCCGTTGCGCGCCAGCGAGCCCTCGCTGCATGAGGAGACCTATAGAAGACTGGGCATTCCGATCCTCGGCCGCGTCGAGGCCCCAGGCCAGGTCGAAGGCGGTGACTGTGTCTGGCTGGATGCGCGCACGCTGGTGATCGGGCGCGGTGTCCGTTCCAACCAGGAAGGCATCCAGCAGGTCTCCAACCTGCTGACGCCGCTGGGCATTTCCGTCTACGGCTTTGACCTTCCGTTGTGGCAGGGTGAAGAGGCCTGCCTGCATCTGATGTCGGTGATCAGCCCGCTGGCCGACGACCTCGCTTTGGTCTATTCACCGCTTTTGCCGGCCCCGTTCTATCAGATGCTGAAGGCGCGCGGCATCCGCCTGGTCGAAGGCGATGCCGAAGAGTTCGCGGCTTCCAACGGCCTCAGCCTGAACGTGCTGCCGACCAACCCGCTCAAGGTCATTGCCGTTGCAGGCTTTCCAAAGACCAAAGCCGCGATGGAAGCCGCCGGCTGCACGGTCGAAATCTTCGAGGCGGACGCGCTCTGCATCGCCTGCGAAGGCGGGCCGACATGCCTGACGCGGCCGATTCTGCGCCAATGA
- the aroA gene encoding 3-phosphoshikimate 1-carboxyvinyltransferase, with product MSHAAAAKPATARKSQALSGTARVPGDKSISHRSFMFGGLASGETRITGLLEGEDVMRTGAAMKAMGAHIEKRGAEWVIRGTGNGALLQPEGPLDFGNAGTGSRLTMGLVGTYDMETTFIGDASLSGRPMGRVLEPLRQMGVQVLKATPGDRMPITLHGPKHAAPITYRVPMASAQVKSAVLLAGLNTPGITTVIEPVMTRDHTEKMLKGFGANLSVETDERGVRHIFIEGQGRLTGQTIAVPGDPSSAGFPLVAALIVPGSDITIENVLMNPTRTGLLLTLQEMGGQIDILNPRNAGGEDVADLRVRYSELKGVAVPPERAPSMIDEYPVLAVAASFAEGETLMQGLEELRVKESDRLSAVANGLKLNGVDCTEGEASLAVRGRPGGKGLGGHPNGLDTTVQTHLDHRIAMSFLVMGLATEKPVTIDDQAMIATSFPEFMGLMTGLGAEIR from the coding sequence ATGTCTCACGCCGCCGCTGCCAAGCCGGCCACCGCCCGCAAATCTCAAGCCCTTTCCGGCACCGCGCGCGTGCCGGGCGACAAGTCGATCTCGCATCGCTCCTTCATGTTCGGCGGCCTCGCCTCCGGCGAAACCCGCATCACCGGCCTGCTCGAGGGCGAGGACGTGATGCGCACCGGCGCGGCCATGAAGGCGATGGGCGCGCATATCGAAAAGCGCGGCGCCGAATGGGTGATCCGCGGCACCGGCAACGGCGCGCTCTTACAGCCGGAAGGCCCGCTCGACTTCGGCAATGCCGGCACCGGCTCACGGCTGACCATGGGCCTCGTCGGCACCTACGACATGGAAACCACCTTCATCGGCGATGCCTCGCTGTCCGGCCGGCCGATGGGCCGCGTGCTGGAGCCGCTGCGCCAGATGGGCGTGCAGGTGTTGAAGGCGACGCCCGGCGACCGCATGCCGATCACGCTGCATGGTCCCAAGCACGCCGCCCCGATCACCTACCGCGTGCCGATGGCTTCGGCACAGGTCAAATCGGCGGTGCTGCTCGCCGGCCTCAATACGCCCGGCATCACCACCGTCATCGAACCGGTGATGACGCGCGACCACACCGAAAAGATGCTGAAAGGCTTCGGCGCCAATCTGTCGGTCGAGACCGACGAGCGCGGCGTGCGCCATATCTTCATCGAAGGCCAGGGCAGACTGACCGGCCAGACGATCGCCGTGCCCGGCGATCCGTCCTCGGCCGGCTTCCCGCTGGTGGCGGCGCTGATCGTGCCGGGTTCGGACATCACGATCGAAAACGTGCTGATGAACCCGACCCGCACCGGCTTGCTGCTGACCCTGCAGGAAATGGGCGGCCAGATCGACATTTTGAACCCGCGCAATGCCGGCGGCGAGGACGTCGCCGATCTGCGCGTGCGCTATTCCGAACTCAAGGGCGTCGCGGTGCCGCCGGAGCGGGCACCGTCGATGATCGACGAGTACCCGGTGCTCGCTGTCGCTGCCAGCTTCGCCGAGGGCGAGACGCTGATGCAAGGGCTGGAAGAATTGCGCGTCAAGGAATCCGACCGGCTGTCGGCCGTCGCCAACGGGCTGAAGCTCAACGGCGTCGACTGCACCGAGGGCGAGGCGTCGCTTGCCGTGCGCGGCAGGCCGGGCGGCAAGGGGCTCGGCGGCCATCCCAACGGCCTGGATACGACCGTGCAGACCCATCTCGACCACCGCATCGCCATGAGCTTTCTGGTGATGGGACTGGCGACGGAAAAGCCGGTCACCATCGACGATCAGGCGATGATCGCGACGAGCTTTCCGGAGTTCATGGGGCTGATGACGGGGCTCGGGGCGGAGATCAGGTGA
- a CDS encoding transporter substrate-binding domain-containing protein, with product MKTVLKTFAAALLLGVAAMGVAKADPVKIGVAAEPYPPFTSPDASGKWVGWEIDFIDAVCAEEKLDCVITPVAWDGIIPALTTKKIDLIVSSMSITDERKKTIDFSDKYYNTPTAIIGPKDQKFGATPDDLKGKVVGVQVSTVHAVYAKKHFGSTASEIKEYQTQDEANQDLAAGRLDAVQADSIALGEFLKSDQGKACCDLKGMVAPDDEVLGPGVGAGVRKEDTDLKEKINAGIKAIRSNGKYDEISKKYFDFDIYGGSTQSN from the coding sequence ATGAAGACTGTTCTGAAGACATTCGCCGCGGCACTGCTGCTCGGCGTCGCCGCCATGGGCGTGGCCAAAGCCGATCCGGTCAAGATCGGCGTCGCCGCCGAGCCCTATCCGCCCTTCACCTCGCCGGATGCCTCGGGCAAATGGGTCGGCTGGGAAATCGACTTCATCGACGCCGTGTGCGCCGAAGAGAAACTCGACTGCGTCATCACACCTGTTGCCTGGGACGGCATCATCCCGGCGCTGACCACCAAGAAGATCGACCTCATCGTCTCGTCGATGTCGATCACCGACGAGCGCAAGAAGACGATCGACTTCTCGGACAAGTACTACAACACGCCGACGGCGATCATCGGACCGAAGGACCAGAAGTTCGGCGCCACGCCTGACGACCTCAAGGGCAAGGTGGTCGGCGTCCAAGTGTCGACCGTGCACGCCGTCTACGCCAAGAAGCACTTCGGCTCCACGGCTTCCGAAATCAAGGAGTACCAGACCCAGGACGAAGCCAACCAGGATCTCGCCGCCGGCCGCCTCGATGCGGTGCAGGCCGATTCCATCGCGCTTGGCGAATTCCTGAAGTCCGACCAGGGCAAGGCCTGCTGCGACCTGAAGGGCATGGTGGCTCCGGACGACGAGGTGCTCGGACCGGGCGTCGGCGCCGGCGTGCGCAAGGAAGACACCGACCTGAAGGAAAAGATCAACGCCGGCATCAAGGCGATCCGCTCCAACGGCAAGTATGACGAGATCTCGAAGAAATATTTCGATTTCGACATTTACGGCGGCTCGACGCAGTCGAACTGA
- a CDS encoding ABC transporter ATP-binding protein, translating to MSAVEAAAVSSGKAQSGAAEAIHVENLHKKFGQLHVLKGVSLSARDGEVVAIIGGSGSGKSTLLRCINCLENPTSGVIRVNGEEIKLKADSHGHTVPADRRQIERIRSKLGMVFQNFNLWSHMTLIENVIEVPVHVLGVKRDEAIAQAEKLLARVGLAEKRDVYPAYLSGGQQQRAAIARALAINPRVMLFDEPTSALDPELVGEVLKVIGDLAREGRTMVLVTHEMKFAREVATHVVYLYNGLVEEEGPPEQIFGAPKSERLKQFIRNIG from the coding sequence GTGAGCGCGGTGGAAGCTGCCGCAGTCTCATCCGGCAAGGCGCAGAGTGGCGCCGCCGAAGCCATCCATGTCGAAAACCTGCACAAGAAATTCGGCCAGCTGCATGTGCTGAAGGGCGTATCGCTGTCGGCGCGCGACGGCGAGGTGGTCGCCATCATCGGCGGCTCGGGCTCGGGCAAATCGACGCTGCTGCGCTGCATCAACTGCCTGGAAAATCCGACCAGCGGCGTCATCCGCGTCAATGGCGAGGAGATCAAGCTCAAGGCGGACAGCCATGGACACACCGTTCCGGCCGACCGCAGGCAGATCGAGCGCATCCGCTCCAAGCTCGGCATGGTGTTCCAGAACTTCAACCTGTGGAGCCACATGACGCTGATCGAAAACGTCATCGAGGTTCCCGTGCATGTGCTCGGCGTTAAGCGCGACGAGGCGATCGCCCAGGCCGAAAAGCTGCTGGCGCGCGTCGGGCTTGCCGAAAAGCGCGACGTCTATCCAGCCTATCTTTCGGGCGGCCAGCAGCAGCGCGCCGCAATTGCCCGCGCGCTCGCCATCAATCCGCGCGTCATGCTGTTCGACGAGCCGACCTCGGCGCTCGACCCCGAACTGGTCGGCGAGGTGCTGAAGGTGATCGGCGATCTGGCGCGCGAAGGCCGCACCATGGTGCTGGTCACCCATGAGATGAAATTCGCCCGCGAGGTCGCGACCCACGTCGTCTATCTCTACAACGGGCTGGTCGAGGAAGAAGGGCCGCCGGAGCAGATCTTCGGCGCACCGAAATCCGAAAGGCTCAAGCAGTTCATCCGCAACATCGGCTAG
- a CDS encoding TetR family transcriptional regulator C-terminal domain-containing protein, which produces MNAPSRRRFRREGEERRRQDLIEATLDSVAERGLQGATLRTIALRAGVTAGLIRHYFPGKEELLQEAYAALMGRMTEQAKAALVMEDASPRRRLAAFVTANLNVPIIDARVFSLWATFIGRAGADPSLARAHREGYLGFRNEVEAVVAEVLAAERREPDASQLRHHAIAINAIIDGLWIEGCLAGEMFSPGELAAIGIKTVEAELGLAPEREDNQ; this is translated from the coding sequence ATGAATGCGCCATCCCGCCGCAGGTTCCGTCGCGAGGGCGAGGAGCGGCGGCGGCAGGATTTGATCGAGGCAACTCTGGACAGCGTGGCGGAACGTGGCCTGCAGGGCGCCACCTTGCGCACCATCGCATTGCGCGCCGGCGTCACCGCTGGCCTGATCCGGCACTATTTCCCTGGCAAGGAAGAGCTGCTGCAGGAAGCCTATGCCGCGCTCATGGGCCGCATGACCGAGCAGGCGAAGGCGGCGCTGGTCATGGAAGATGCCTCGCCGCGCCGGCGCCTTGCGGCTTTCGTCACCGCCAACCTCAACGTGCCGATCATCGACGCGCGGGTGTTTTCACTCTGGGCAACCTTCATCGGCCGCGCCGGTGCGGATCCGAGCCTGGCTCGCGCCCACCGCGAAGGCTACCTTGGCTTTCGCAACGAGGTGGAAGCCGTTGTGGCCGAGGTGCTCGCCGCCGAACGGCGCGAGCCGGACGCAAGCCAGTTGCGCCACCATGCCATCGCGATCAATGCGATCATCGACGGGCTCTGGATCGAAGGCTGCCTGGCCGGCGAGATGTTCTCGCCCGGCGAATTGGCGGCGATTGGCATCAAGACCGTCGAGGCCGAACTGGGCCTCGCGCCGGAAAGGGAAGACAATCAATGA